From a region of the Luteolibacter arcticus genome:
- a CDS encoding ammonium transporter, which produces MSLKTRMVSGACALAALAMMVLPLAPVAHAQEATPPPAAEPAAPAAEAAAPTPTVEERLADIEAYMNNVARPEKTSGATSLVAGPGPGHNAWQMVSTALVLFMTLPGLALFYGGLVRKKNVLSVLAQCLGCACMITPLWWLCGYSLSFGVDAKSAFIGDMSNAMFKGVEPGAVGAGYYWISDGMWAMFQLTFAIITPALIVGAIAERMKFISIMAFILLWMFAVYFPFAHMVWSTVGFMCGPLNPNATIKAIDFAGGTVVHMTSGWSALVLCLILGKRINYGKEPMAPHSMVLCMVGTGMLWVGWYGFNAGSALGADAVATNAFVTTTLCAGTAGLAWAAAEWLLKGKPSVLGFCSGIVAGLVVITPAAGFVTATSSVIMGVIAGVVPFFAVAYLKKMLGYDDALDTFGVHGVGGTLGAILTGVFADEKANSVVGPLKDGLLMEQFKAVGLTIVWSVVATAVIAFIVKAVLGFRPDPEVETSGLDLAEHGEGGYEH; this is translated from the coding sequence ATGAGCCTGAAAACACGAATGGTAAGCGGTGCCTGTGCACTGGCTGCCCTTGCAATGATGGTCTTGCCGTTGGCCCCCGTGGCCCACGCGCAAGAAGCAACCCCGCCCCCGGCAGCCGAGCCGGCCGCTCCCGCAGCCGAAGCCGCAGCACCCACGCCGACGGTTGAAGAGCGCTTGGCCGATATCGAAGCCTACATGAACAATGTGGCGCGACCGGAAAAGACCAGCGGTGCGACCTCCCTCGTCGCCGGCCCCGGCCCTGGTCACAATGCCTGGCAGATGGTCAGCACCGCCCTTGTGCTGTTCATGACGCTGCCGGGCCTGGCTCTTTTCTACGGCGGTCTGGTTCGCAAGAAGAACGTGCTCTCCGTGCTCGCCCAGTGCCTCGGTTGCGCCTGCATGATCACCCCGCTTTGGTGGCTCTGCGGCTACTCGCTCTCCTTCGGAGTGGATGCCAAGAGCGCCTTCATCGGCGACATGAGCAATGCCATGTTCAAGGGCGTTGAGCCGGGTGCTGTCGGTGCCGGCTACTACTGGATCTCGGATGGCATGTGGGCCATGTTCCAGCTCACCTTCGCGATCATCACCCCGGCCCTGATCGTCGGTGCCATCGCGGAGCGCATGAAGTTCATCTCCATCATGGCTTTCATCCTCCTCTGGATGTTCGCCGTCTACTTCCCCTTCGCCCACATGGTGTGGTCCACGGTCGGCTTCATGTGCGGTCCGTTGAATCCAAATGCCACCATCAAGGCCATCGACTTCGCCGGCGGCACCGTGGTTCACATGACCTCCGGTTGGAGCGCCCTGGTGCTCTGCCTGATCCTCGGCAAGCGCATCAATTACGGCAAGGAGCCGATGGCTCCGCACAGCATGGTGCTCTGCATGGTCGGCACCGGCATGCTCTGGGTCGGCTGGTATGGATTCAACGCCGGCTCCGCCCTCGGTGCCGACGCCGTCGCCACCAACGCCTTCGTCACCACCACCCTCTGCGCTGGCACCGCCGGTCTCGCATGGGCAGCCGCCGAATGGCTCCTCAAGGGCAAGCCCAGCGTCCTCGGCTTCTGCTCGGGCATCGTTGCCGGCCTCGTGGTCATCACGCCAGCCGCTGGCTTCGTCACCGCCACCTCGTCCGTCATCATGGGCGTGATCGCCGGTGTCGTTCCCTTCTTCGCCGTCGCTTACCTCAAGAAGATGCTCGGTTATGACGATGCGCTCGATACCTTCGGCGTGCACGGCGTGGGCGGCACCCTCGGAGCCATCCTCACCGGCGTCTTCGCCGATGAGAAGGCCAACTCCGTGGTCGGCCCCCTCAAGGACGGCCTGCTCATGGAGCAATTCAAGGCAGTCGGCCTGACCATCGTCTGGAGCGTGGTCGCCACCGCGGTCATCGCCTTCATCGTCAAGGCGGTGCTCGGTTTCCGCCCTGATCCGGAAGTTGAAACCTCCGGCCTCGACCTCGCCGAACACGGCGAAGGCGGCTACGAGCACTGA